The Streptobacillus felis genome segment CTAACTTAGAAAAAGATAATCTTTTAGATATTCCTAGAGATGCTAAGGTTGTTAGTGATATGGCAGTTTATAATAAAATAAGTAATTTTTTAACAGTAAAACAAGATTTAGAAAAAATAGATTTAAAAAATAAAAATAATGAAGAAATTGTAAAAATATTAATAGAAAACGGGAAAAATATTTTTATCTCAATTTATTTGTTGAATAAAGAAAATTTTGATGTGTTAATCGATAATGGAGTAATTATAAAAACTGATTTACCTGAGTTTCAATATTGGGGGAAAATAATAAAAAATCCAACTAGTTATTTTTTAAAAGACAATATTACGGAAAATGTTTCAAATTCCTTGAAAGAAGATAGATAATTAATGGAAGTTGTGCATAAAAATAGGAATAAATATATTTTAAAAGTTTTAAACAATGAATATAAATCTGACTATATAAAAACAAGTTATAAATTTTTAAAGGCAGGAGACTATATAAATGAAGGAATTGGTTATTTATTAGATAAAGATAAAAAAGAACAGACTAAAACAGTTTTGACCAATACTTCAGTTATAACAAGATTAAAAAAAGAAAATGGAGAATATATATTTACAATATATATTAGATAGTATGAGGGATGCGTTAGATCCTATTAATATTATAAAAAAAGATAAATATATTGAAGATTCAAATAAATTTGATTTTATAATTAAAATTTATGAAATTAGATTTAAAAATAAAAAAGAAATGGAAAAATATAACAAAAAAAAATAATGAAAACAATAATTTGGGGAATTATAACAGTAATAATTCTTATCTTAGTGACTACTTTTGTTACTAAAGATAATATATCAAATATACAATATTTTTATAATGTTGTAATTAATTAAGTTTATATGTATAAGAAATACTCGGATTTAATTATATATATTAAATATTTATTTATTATTTTTATTATTTATATTATTTTAAAACTTTGTGAAGGAAATTATTTTATAAAAAATAATAAAATATGTATTTTTTTAATAATATTAGTAATGAATATTATTTATATAACAGGTATGAATATAAAAAGATTGTTTTAGAAAAAATTATAAAAAAATAAAGGGTGTATAATTGTGAAAAAAATTTTGAAGATAACAAAATTGAGTATGATGATATATTTTTGTCTTGATCTAGTTTTTCATAAAATATATGATTTACCAAGTTATTTAGATGGATATAATTTAATATATGAATATAAAGATGAGTTTTATAGTTTGTATGATGATTTTGAAATTTATTATTTTAATCAAAAATATTATTTGAAAGATAGAATTCTAGGTAAAATTTTAATTTCAAATATAAAGAAAATAATGTCAAAGGGAAATTATATATACGGATTTTCCAAGGATGGTTATTTTGTTTTACATAAAACTTATATGGAAATTTATTTTACATATTCAAAAATAAATATGAAAAGATGAAGGTTAAAGAATTGGATATTTTTCTTGGGTAATTATTTTTGAAACATTCAATACTTTCAACATATTTTTTTATAAATAATCCATAGGTGTTCCATTATGAATAAATCTTAATGCAGTTTTATTATATTTTAATAGTTTCCTATTTCATTAGAGAAATAAGAGTGTGCCAAATACCAATTAACACCTAAATCGATTATTGCATTTATATTAGAAAATTTATCACTATTATCAGTTTTTACTGATTTTATTACATATTTATTACTCTTTATTATTTTCTATTTTTGTGTTATTATTAGTCATGGGTATACAGTTCCTTTCAATGAATTTAGTCGTTTGTGATTGTACTGTATATCCAATTTTTTTTCAAATTATTTTTGGACACTTACTATTTTAATTTAGGAGTTTATATTTTTGAATATTTTTTATTGACAAATGCACTCAAATACTGTATACTTACATAGTACAACAGTTATTGTTGTGGTTGGATATATGTTTAAATTATTGTAATTTCTACTTTAAATGCTAACATTTAAGGTAGTTTTCTTGTGTTTTTATTGTTAGAACGTCAATGGAACCACGAGGGAATATAGACTTAAAAATGGGTAGGAATATTATCACGATGATTTAACTATATATGAATATTAAAAATAAGTTTGGGAGGAGGAAATATGCCTACAATTAATCAATTAGTAAGATTTGGTAGAAGCACATCTGAAAAGAAAAAGAAATCACCTGCGTTAAAAGGTAATCCACAAAAAAGAGGTGTTTGTGTAAGAGTATATACAACTACACCTAAAAAACCTAACTCAGCGTTAAGAAAAGTTGCAAGGGTTAAATTAGTTAATGGAATTGAAGTTACTGCATACATTCCAGGAATTGGACATAACTTACAAGAACACTCTATCGTATTAATAAGAGGAGGAAGAACTAAGGATTTACCAGGGGTTAGATATAAAATAATAAGAGGAGCACTTGATACTGCAGGAGTTGTTAATAGAAAACAAGCTAGATCAAGATATGGTACTAAGAGACCTAAATAAATATAAATCATAAGGATGAAGGAGGCAAATCGTGTCAAGAAGAAAACAAGCTAAGAAAAGAGATGTTTTACCTGATTCAAAATTTAATGATATCATCGTAACTAAATTCATTAACGGATTAATGGTTGATGGTAAAAAATCAGTTGCAGAAAACATTTTTTATTCAGCATTAGATGAAATTGAAAAAGAAACAAACGAATCAGGATATGAAATATTCAAAAGAGCAATGGAAAATGTAAAACCTCAAGTTGAAGTAAGATCAAGAAGAATTGGAGGGGCTACATACCAAGTTCCAGTAGAAGTTAGAAAAGAAAGACAACAAACATTAGCTATCAGATGGTTAGTTAGATATACTAGAGATAGAAAAGAGTATGGAATGATACTTAAACTTAAAAAAGAATTAATAGCTGCAGCTAATAATGAAGGTGGATCAATCAAGAAAAAAGATGACACTTACAAAATGGCGGAAGCAAATAGAGCGTTCGCTCACTATAAATGGTAATAAGAGGAGGATATAATGGCTAGAAAAGTTGCTTTAAAAGATACTAGAAATATAGGTATCATGGCACATATAGATGCTGGTAAGACAACTACAACAGAAAGAATCTTATTCTATACAGGAGTTAACCATAAATTAGGAGAAGTTCATGATGGAGCTGCTACTATGGACTGGATGGAACAAGAACAAGAAAGAGGTATCACAATTACATCAGCAGCAACTACTTGTTTCTGGAAAGGGCATAGAATTAACATTATAGATACTCCGGGCCACGTTGACTTTACTGTTGAGGTTGAAAGATCTTTAAGAGTATTAGACGGAGCTGTTGCAGTATTCTCTGCAGTTGATGGTGTGCAACCTCAATCAGAAACAGTTTGGAGACAAGCTGATAAATATAACGTACCAAGACTTGCGTTCTTTAACAAAATGGATAGAATTGGTGCAGACTTTGATATGTGTGTAAATGATATCAAACAAAAATTAGGTGGGAATGGTGTACCTATACAATTACCTATAGGAGCAGAAGATGCTTTCGAAGGTGTAATTGATTTAATAGAAATGAAAGAATATATCTTTACTGATAAACAAGGTGAAGATTATAAAGTGGTAGATGTTAGAGATTCATTAAAAGATGATGCAGAAATTGCAAGACAGCATTTAATAGAATCAATAGTTGAAACTGATGAAGAATTAATGGAAAAATATTTTTCAGGAGAAGAGATTTCAGTTGAAGAAATTAAAAAAGGATTAAGAATAGCTACAATAGCAGGAACTGTAGTTCCGGTATGTTGTGGAACAGCATTTAAAAACAAAGGTATCCAACCCCTACTAGATGCTATAGTAGCATATATGCCTTCACCTGTTGATATTGAAGCTGTAAAAGGTATAGATCCTAAAAC includes the following:
- the rpsG gene encoding 30S ribosomal protein S7: MSRRKQAKKRDVLPDSKFNDIIVTKFINGLMVDGKKSVAENIFYSALDEIEKETNESGYEIFKRAMENVKPQVEVRSRRIGGATYQVPVEVRKERQQTLAIRWLVRYTRDRKEYGMILKLKKELIAAANNEGGSIKKKDDTYKMAEANRAFAHYKW
- the rpsL gene encoding 30S ribosomal protein S12, with the protein product MPTINQLVRFGRSTSEKKKKSPALKGNPQKRGVCVRVYTTTPKKPNSALRKVARVKLVNGIEVTAYIPGIGHNLQEHSIVLIRGGRTKDLPGVRYKIIRGALDTAGVVNRKQARSRYGTKRPK